In the genome of Massilia sp. PAMC28688, one region contains:
- the rpsR gene encoding 30S ribosomal protein S18 produces the protein MAFGKKFDKNKLKLKEKRKQQNPLFKRKKFCRFTAANVEQVDYKDVDTLKDFVQENGKIMPARLTGTKAHYQRQVDTAIKRARYLALLPYTDLHHA, from the coding sequence ATGGCATTCGGTAAAAAGTTCGACAAAAACAAGCTCAAGCTGAAAGAAAAGCGCAAACAACAGAACCCACTGTTCAAGCGTAAGAAATTCTGCCGCTTCACCGCCGCCAACGTAGAACAGGTCGACTACAAAGACGTCGATACGCTGAAAGACTTCGTCCAGGAAAACGGCAAGATCATGCCAGCACGCCTGACCGGCACCAAGGCGCACTACCAGCGCCAGGTGGACACCGCCATCAAGCGCGCCCGCTACCTCGCGCTGCTGCCTTACACCGATCTGCACCACGCTTAA
- the priB gene encoding primosomal replication protein N translates to MNQLQFVAQICERDVLRYTPAGVPIVSATLMHSSQQVEAGVPRLVEFEIAAFAAGEISGRFSQAELGAVHQFTGFLAKKNRSSKSLVFHIIDFSAAA, encoded by the coding sequence TTGAATCAACTTCAGTTCGTAGCCCAGATTTGCGAGCGCGATGTCTTGCGCTACACCCCGGCCGGCGTGCCGATCGTGTCCGCCACCCTGATGCACAGTTCGCAGCAGGTCGAAGCAGGGGTGCCCAGGTTGGTCGAGTTTGAAATTGCTGCCTTTGCGGCAGGTGAAATTTCAGGACGATTCAGCCAGGCCGAACTGGGTGCCGTACATCAGTTCACAGGATTTCTGGCCAAGAAGAACCGCAGTAGCAAAAGCCTGGTGTTTCACATCATTGATTTTAGTGCCGCCGCTTAA
- the rpsF gene encoding 30S ribosomal protein S6, with the protein MRHYEIVFIVHPDQSEQVPAMIERYKASVTTRGGNVHRVEDWGRRQMAYSIQKLPKAHYICMNIECDNETLVELETAFKFNDAVLRHLTVKMKKAETTPSPMMKSVQREDAAKSHRAEAPAPAAAPAAAA; encoded by the coding sequence ATGCGTCATTATGAAATCGTTTTTATCGTCCACCCGGACCAAAGCGAGCAAGTCCCGGCGATGATCGAGCGTTACAAGGCCAGCGTGACCACGCGCGGCGGTAATGTTCATCGCGTTGAAGACTGGGGCCGTCGTCAGATGGCTTACTCGATCCAGAAGCTGCCAAAGGCACACTACATCTGCATGAATATCGAATGCGACAACGAGACCCTGGTGGAACTCGAAACCGCGTTCAAATTCAATGATGCCGTGCTGCGTCACCTCACCGTTAAGATGAAGAAGGCTGAAACCACGCCATCGCCGATGATGAAGTCGGTACAACGTGAAGACGCAGCCAAGAGCCACCGCGCTGAAGCCCCGGCTCCAGCAGCAGCGCCAGCAGCCGCGGCCTAA
- a CDS encoding PAS domain-containing protein, translating to MPSDHEPPALHAQSLGWQLFESSPDCVKLLSCDGRVVSMNQNGLCAMEIDDVSRLLGAEWKSLWPPESHQKIASALALAAAGGTGHFQAFCPTARGAPRWWDVVVTQVTAPDGHTHHLLAVSRDMTATHQAERELHASEARFRSLVTATSAIVWNRAAAGGLVTEQPSWAAFTGQTAAQYLHEGWLEAVHPNDRAGTLRDWERAWTTGTVFQTRHRLRRADGHYRDMDVKGVPVVGDDGEVTEWIGVHVDVTAEIEASRERERLFKQVQAANQRMNDILRQTPAFICVMRGPEHIVELINERYLQLVGNRNLEGRPFREALPEVAGQGYFEMLDSVYQSGEPFFGFDMPVMLQRKPDMPLEKRFMDLVLAALRDADGRVTGLLAHGVDQTHRKIAEAAQHASHERLLLATEATELGLWSWTPETDAVTWENARPYAIFGVAPGDGPVSAARLLSDFLHPDDAAGFRQAISQAGVVGARFFFQGRIRRPDGVLRWVEFFGRAMAKRDDAPAELAGTVRDITARKEAEIALYDSRERFEKIVSQAATGVVQLDTTGCITFANARFAQMLGYPLSEVIGMNIVSVTAPDAVAATARAMQQLLSDGIGFVIDKHYLRRDGSLLPATSSVNALRDSRGEVQGMVAIVLDTTQSKLAEQELRASEERYRTVFEAMDQGFGIIDILLDDAGQPADYRFVQMNSMFEKHTGLRNATGRTVRELVPDLDPFWIHTYGQVALTGEAVRFESEAKAMQRWFDVYATRIGGPGSTRVALLFSDVTARRQSDERQRRLAADLEEADRRKTVFLATLAHELRNPLAPIRSGLGVLRMAGDNPATLARVREMMERQVGHMVHLIDDLLDIARISGGKLDLKKARTDLRTVLSSAMETSMPAIEAGHHQVAVNLPASALYAEVDHMRIAQVVANLLNNAAKYTPAGGRIALSMAAAGDCAVIEVADTGIGIAPEALDSVFDMFSQVGASLGQSQGGLGIGLSLVRRLVDMHGGSASVASAGAGQGSTFTVRLPLAGAGAGQGGEAVRTHGDAAGAGPRRVLVVDDNVDAAQTLCMLLELGGDSTRMAHGGREAIAVAADFKPALVFLDIGMPGMNGYDTARAMRAMPELADMMLVALTGWGTDSDRSLSEQAGFDRHLTKPVDMDAIERVLAEYDSKTAPG from the coding sequence ATGCCGAGCGATCACGAGCCGCCTGCCCTCCACGCCCAGAGCCTCGGCTGGCAACTGTTTGAAAGCAGTCCCGACTGCGTAAAGCTGCTCAGCTGCGACGGCCGTGTCGTGTCCATGAACCAGAACGGCCTGTGCGCCATGGAGATTGACGATGTCTCCCGCTTGCTGGGGGCTGAGTGGAAGTCGCTGTGGCCGCCGGAGAGCCATCAGAAAATTGCATCGGCACTAGCGCTGGCGGCCGCCGGCGGCACCGGGCACTTCCAGGCATTCTGCCCCACTGCCAGGGGCGCCCCCCGATGGTGGGACGTGGTGGTGACGCAGGTGACGGCGCCCGATGGCCATACGCACCATTTGCTGGCCGTGTCGCGCGACATGACGGCCACCCATCAGGCCGAACGCGAACTGCATGCCAGCGAAGCGCGCTTTCGCTCGCTCGTCACTGCCACCAGCGCCATTGTCTGGAACCGCGCCGCTGCCGGTGGCCTGGTCACCGAGCAGCCCAGCTGGGCCGCCTTTACCGGTCAGACGGCGGCGCAGTACTTGCACGAAGGCTGGCTGGAAGCGGTCCATCCCAACGACCGCGCCGGCACCCTGCGCGACTGGGAGCGGGCATGGACGACGGGTACTGTTTTCCAGACCCGCCACCGGCTGCGCCGTGCCGATGGCCACTACCGCGACATGGATGTCAAGGGCGTGCCGGTAGTGGGCGATGACGGCGAGGTAACTGAATGGATTGGCGTGCACGTCGACGTGACGGCCGAGATCGAAGCGAGCCGGGAACGCGAACGACTGTTCAAGCAAGTGCAGGCGGCCAATCAAAGAATGAATGACATCCTGCGCCAGACCCCTGCCTTCATCTGCGTGATGCGCGGTCCCGAGCACATCGTTGAATTGATCAATGAACGCTACCTCCAGCTAGTGGGCAACCGCAACCTGGAAGGCCGGCCCTTCCGCGAAGCCTTGCCGGAAGTGGCCGGACAGGGTTACTTTGAAATGCTCGATTCTGTGTACCAGAGCGGTGAACCGTTTTTCGGGTTCGACATGCCCGTGATGCTACAGCGCAAGCCCGACATGCCGCTCGAAAAGCGCTTCATGGACCTGGTGCTGGCGGCGCTGCGCGACGCCGATGGCCGGGTGACCGGCCTGCTCGCCCATGGCGTGGACCAGACGCACCGCAAGATTGCGGAGGCAGCCCAGCACGCCAGTCATGAGCGCCTCCTGCTGGCCACGGAAGCCACCGAGCTTGGCTTGTGGAGCTGGACGCCCGAGACCGACGCCGTGACGTGGGAGAATGCCCGTCCCTACGCAATCTTCGGGGTGGCGCCGGGCGACGGCCCGGTGAGCGCGGCGCGCCTGCTGAGCGACTTCCTCCACCCTGACGATGCCGCCGGGTTTCGCCAGGCAATCAGCCAGGCCGGCGTGGTCGGTGCGCGCTTCTTCTTCCAGGGCCGCATCAGGCGGCCGGACGGCGTGCTGCGCTGGGTGGAGTTCTTTGGCCGCGCCATGGCAAAGCGCGATGATGCGCCGGCCGAGCTGGCAGGCACGGTACGGGATATCACGGCACGCAAGGAAGCAGAAATTGCCCTGTACGACAGCCGCGAGCGCTTTGAAAAGATCGTCAGCCAGGCCGCCACCGGCGTCGTGCAGCTCGACACCACCGGCTGCATCACCTTTGCCAACGCCCGCTTTGCGCAAATGCTCGGCTATCCACTGTCGGAAGTGATCGGCATGAACATCGTCAGCGTCACGGCGCCTGACGCGGTAGCGGCCACAGCCAGGGCCATGCAGCAGCTGTTATCAGACGGCATCGGCTTTGTGATTGACAAGCATTACCTGCGCCGGGACGGCTCCTTGCTGCCGGCCACCAGCAGCGTCAACGCCCTGCGCGATTCGCGCGGCGAGGTGCAGGGAATGGTCGCGATCGTGCTCGACACCACCCAAAGCAAACTGGCCGAGCAGGAATTGCGCGCCAGCGAAGAGCGCTACCGCACCGTGTTCGAAGCCATGGACCAGGGTTTCGGCATTATCGATATCCTGCTTGACGATGCCGGCCAGCCCGCGGACTACCGGTTTGTGCAGATGAACAGCATGTTCGAAAAGCATACCGGGCTGCGCAACGCGACCGGCAGGACCGTCCGCGAACTGGTCCCCGACCTCGACCCGTTCTGGATCCATACCTACGGGCAGGTGGCGCTGACCGGGGAAGCGGTGCGCTTTGAAAGCGAGGCCAAGGCCATGCAGCGCTGGTTCGATGTGTATGCCACCCGCATTGGCGGGCCAGGCAGTACCAGGGTCGCACTGCTGTTTAGCGATGTCACGGCGCGCAGGCAGTCCGACGAACGCCAGCGCCGCCTGGCGGCAGACCTGGAGGAAGCGGACCGGCGCAAGACCGTCTTCCTGGCCACCCTGGCGCACGAACTGCGCAATCCCCTGGCGCCTATCCGCAGCGGCCTGGGCGTGCTGCGCATGGCGGGCGACAATCCGGCCACCCTGGCCCGGGTGCGCGAGATGATGGAGCGCCAGGTCGGCCACATGGTGCACCTGATCGACGACCTGCTCGATATCGCGCGCATCAGTGGCGGCAAGCTCGATCTCAAAAAAGCCCGCACCGACCTGCGCACGGTGCTGTCGAGCGCGATGGAAACGAGCATGCCCGCCATCGAGGCCGGCCACCATCAGGTGGCCGTCAACCTGCCCGCCAGCGCCCTGTATGCGGAGGTGGACCACATGCGCATCGCCCAGGTCGTGGCCAACCTGCTCAACAATGCCGCCAAATACACACCCGCGGGCGGCCGGATTGCCTTGTCCATGGCAGCTGCGGGTGACTGCGCCGTCATCGAGGTTGCCGACACCGGCATCGGCATTGCGCCCGAAGCGCTCGACAGTGTCTTTGACATGTTCAGCCAGGTGGGGGCAAGCCTGGGCCAGTCACAGGGCGGGCTGGGGATCGGACTGTCACTGGTGCGGCGCCTGGTGGACATGCACGGCGGCAGCGCCAGCGTGGCCAGTGCCGGGGCCGGCCAGGGCAGCACGTTCACCGTGCGCCTGCCGCTGGCCGGCGCCGGTGCCGGCCAGGGCGGCGAGGCGGTGCGCACCCACGGCGACGCTGCCGGTGCCGGTCCGCGCAGGGTACTGGTGGTGGACGACAATGTGGACGCCGCCCAGACCTTGTGCATGCTGCTGGAACTGGGCGGCGACAGCACGCGCATGGCGCATGGCGGCCGCGAGGCGATCGCAGTGGCGGCCGATTTCAAGCCGGCGCTCGTATTCCTCGACATCGGCATGCCGGGCATGAATGGCTACGACACGGCGCGGGCCATGCGCGCCATGCCGGAACTGGCAGACATGATGCTGGTGGCACTGACGGGCTGGGGCACCGACAGTGACCGCAGCCTGTCGGAACAGGCCGGATTCGACCGCCACCTGACCAAGCCGGTCGACATGGATGCGATTGAACGGGTGCTGGCCGAGTATGACAGCAAGACGGCGCCCGGCTGA
- a CDS encoding replicative DNA helicase, translating to MNAPSDPQVDALRIPPHSIEAEQSVIGGLLRDNAAFDRIADMMHADDFYRYDHRIIFEQVVKLINASRPADVITVFEALTNIGKADDVGGLQYLNAMAQNTPSAANIRRYAEIVRDRGVLRKLITVADEISGQAFNPQGKEVKQMLDEAESKIFAIAEQGARGSQGWVAVQPLLTQVVERIDELYSRDNQSEITGVPTGFIDLDRMTSGLQPGDLVIVAGRPSMGKTAFSVNIGENVAIEAGLPVAVFSMEMGGAQLAMRMLGSVGQLDQHRLRTGRLNDEDWPRLTHAIQKMNEAQLYIDETPALNPIELRARSRRLSRQCGKLGLIIVDYLQLMTGSQPGDNRASEISEISRSLKGLAKELHCPVIALSQLNRSLEQRPNKRPVMSDLRESGAIEQDADVIIFLYRDEVYNPDSPDKGTAEIIIGKQRNGPIGAVRLTWIGQYTKFGNYSGNLALYQGD from the coding sequence ATGAATGCCCCATCCGATCCGCAAGTCGACGCCCTCCGTATCCCGCCCCATTCGATTGAAGCAGAACAGTCTGTGATCGGTGGTTTGCTGCGTGATAACGCCGCGTTCGACCGTATTGCGGACATGATGCACGCCGACGATTTTTACCGCTACGACCACCGCATCATTTTCGAGCAGGTCGTCAAGCTCATCAACGCCTCGCGCCCGGCCGACGTGATTACCGTGTTCGAGGCGCTCACCAACATCGGCAAGGCCGACGACGTGGGCGGGTTGCAGTACCTCAATGCGATGGCGCAGAATACGCCGTCGGCGGCCAATATTCGCCGCTACGCCGAGATCGTGCGTGACCGCGGCGTGCTGAGAAAGCTCATCACCGTGGCCGACGAGATTTCCGGCCAGGCCTTCAACCCCCAGGGCAAGGAAGTCAAGCAGATGCTGGACGAAGCCGAGTCCAAGATCTTTGCCATCGCGGAGCAGGGCGCGCGCGGCTCGCAGGGCTGGGTGGCGGTGCAGCCGCTGCTCACGCAGGTCGTGGAACGCATCGATGAGCTGTACAGCCGCGACAACCAGAGCGAGATCACCGGTGTGCCGACCGGCTTCATTGACCTGGACCGCATGACGTCCGGCCTGCAGCCGGGCGACCTGGTGATTGTCGCGGGCCGTCCTTCGATGGGCAAGACGGCGTTCTCGGTCAATATTGGCGAAAACGTCGCCATCGAGGCCGGCTTGCCGGTGGCCGTGTTTTCGATGGAGATGGGCGGCGCCCAGCTGGCCATGCGTATGCTCGGTTCCGTCGGACAGCTCGACCAGCACCGCCTGCGTACGGGCCGCCTGAACGATGAAGACTGGCCGCGCCTGACCCACGCCATCCAGAAGATGAATGAAGCGCAGCTCTACATCGACGAGACGCCGGCGCTCAACCCCATCGAACTGCGGGCCCGCTCGCGCCGCCTGTCGCGCCAGTGCGGCAAGCTTGGCCTGATCATCGTCGACTACCTGCAGCTCATGACCGGCAGCCAGCCGGGCGACAACCGCGCCTCGGAGATTTCCGAGATTTCGCGTAGCCTCAAGGGCCTGGCCAAGGAATTGCATTGCCCCGTGATCGCCCTGTCGCAGCTGAACCGCTCGCTCGAGCAGCGCCCCAACAAGCGTCCCGTGATGTCCGACCTGCGCGAATCGGGCGCGATCGAGCAGGATGCGGACGTCATCATCTTCCTGTACCGCGACGAGGTGTACAACCCCGATTCGCCCGACAAGGGCACGGCGGAGATCATCATTGGCAAACAGCGTAACGGCCCGATCGGCGCGGTGCGCCTGACCTGGATTGGCCAGTACACGAAGTTTGGCAACTACAGCGGCAATCTGGCCCTGTACCAGGGCGACTAA
- a CDS encoding DUF29 domain-containing protein has product MNLNDRPEVHDKADYEADFTLWLEAQLLLLRERQFDKLDLDNLFEEVGGILRSERREVRSRLDLIVVHLLKCQYQPQRKSKSWLATLRTQRTRLGRVLQDSPSLRRHILDFAHENYRGSVEQAAEQTGLARAIFPAALPYSEEQLLDADFVP; this is encoded by the coding sequence ATGAACCTGAACGATAGGCCAGAAGTCCATGACAAGGCCGATTACGAAGCCGATTTCACCTTGTGGCTGGAGGCCCAGCTACTGCTGCTGCGTGAGCGTCAGTTTGACAAACTTGACCTGGACAACTTATTCGAGGAAGTCGGAGGGATCTTGCGCAGCGAACGTCGTGAGGTGCGAAGCCGACTGGACCTGATTGTTGTGCATCTCCTGAAGTGCCAGTATCAACCACAACGCAAGAGCAAAAGTTGGCTTGCAACGCTGCGGACGCAACGCACCCGGCTGGGAAGGGTGCTGCAAGACAGCCCCAGTCTGCGCCGGCACATTCTCGACTTCGCTCACGAGAACTATCGTGGCTCAGTTGAGCAGGCTGCCGAACAGACCGGACTGGCCAGAGCGATATTCCCGGCAGCGCTTCCTTACAGCGAGGAGCAACTGCTTGACGCTGATTTCGTGCCCTGA
- a CDS encoding DUF47 domain-containing protein translates to MFGRLMPTEGKFFELFNAHADLCVKGAQEMVALMTNFDDLEMRTHAIEGIEKEADKITYACVDMLHKTFITPIDRDDIHKLITRMDDILDLMEDAAQTVSLYDLKAVTPEAKRLAELSLACCEKVQAAVALLHNMDNSQKIVAICEEIDRLESDADHVMRAAMSKLFRDEPDVRNLIKLKAIYEILETVTDRCEDVANIIEGIIVENA, encoded by the coding sequence ATGTTTGGACGTTTGATGCCCACCGAGGGTAAGTTCTTTGAGCTGTTTAACGCACACGCCGATCTGTGCGTGAAAGGAGCGCAGGAAATGGTCGCGCTGATGACCAATTTCGACGACCTCGAAATGCGCACCCACGCCATTGAAGGCATCGAGAAGGAAGCCGACAAGATCACCTATGCGTGCGTCGACATGCTGCACAAGACCTTCATCACCCCGATCGACCGCGACGACATCCATAAGCTCATCACGCGCATGGACGACATCCTGGACTTGATGGAAGACGCGGCCCAGACCGTGTCGCTGTACGACCTCAAGGCCGTCACGCCGGAAGCAAAGCGCCTGGCCGAACTGTCGCTGGCGTGCTGCGAAAAGGTGCAGGCCGCCGTCGCGCTGCTGCACAACATGGACAACTCGCAAAAGATCGTCGCCATCTGCGAAGAAATCGACCGCCTGGAGTCGGACGCCGACCACGTCATGCGCGCTGCCATGTCCAAGCTGTTCCGCGACGAGCCGGACGTGCGCAACCTCATCAAGCTCAAGGCCATCTACGAAATCCTGGAGACGGTGACTGACCGCTGCGAAGATGTGGCGAACATCATCGAAGGCATCATCGTCGAGAACGCGTAA
- a CDS encoding inorganic phosphate transporter, which produces METITISIYVLGMLILLALLFDFMNGFHDAANAIATVVSTGVLKPQSAVAMAAFFNFIAIFVVGLKVASAIGKGTIDPAVIDHYVVFGALVGAIAWNLITWYYGIPSSSSHALIGGLVGAAVAKAGTGALIAGGLFKTVIFIVVAPLLGFVLGSVIMLLVSWLFVKSTPRKVDTWFRRMQLASAAAYSLGHGGNDAQKTLGIIWMLLIASGHLSKDAAAPPQWAIIACYAMISFGTLFGGWRIVKTMGQKITKLKPVGGFCAETGGAITLMMSSFLGIPVSTTHTITGAIVGVGSAQKMSAVRWGVAGNIVWAWIFTIPASAFMAAVAWWIGKQIM; this is translated from the coding sequence ATGGAAACTATCACCATCAGTATTTATGTGCTGGGAATGCTGATTCTCCTGGCGCTGCTGTTCGACTTCATGAACGGTTTTCACGACGCGGCCAATGCGATTGCGACGGTGGTCTCCACCGGCGTGCTCAAGCCGCAGTCGGCGGTGGCCATGGCCGCCTTTTTCAACTTTATCGCCATTTTCGTGGTGGGCCTGAAGGTGGCCTCGGCAATCGGCAAGGGGACCATTGATCCGGCCGTCATTGACCATTACGTCGTCTTTGGCGCGCTGGTCGGCGCCATTGCGTGGAACCTGATTACCTGGTACTACGGCATTCCGTCGTCCTCTTCGCACGCCCTGATCGGCGGCCTGGTGGGCGCCGCAGTGGCCAAGGCGGGGACCGGCGCCCTGATCGCCGGTGGCCTGTTCAAGACCGTCATCTTCATCGTGGTGGCGCCGCTGCTCGGCTTTGTCCTCGGCTCGGTGATCATGCTTCTTGTGTCCTGGCTGTTCGTCAAATCCACGCCACGCAAGGTCGATACCTGGTTCCGGCGCATGCAGCTGGCATCGGCTGCCGCCTACAGCCTCGGTCACGGCGGCAACGATGCGCAAAAGACGCTCGGTATCATCTGGATGCTGCTGATCGCCTCCGGTCACCTGTCCAAGGATGCGGCCGCGCCGCCGCAATGGGCCATCATTGCCTGCTACGCCATGATCAGCTTTGGAACGCTGTTCGGCGGCTGGCGCATCGTCAAGACCATGGGCCAGAAGATCACCAAGCTCAAGCCGGTAGGTGGCTTCTGCGCCGAAACCGGGGGCGCAATCACGCTGATGATGTCGAGCTTCTTGGGCATTCCAGTGTCGACCACCCATACCATTACGGGCGCCATCGTCGGCGTGGGTTCGGCGCAAAAGATGTCGGCGGTGCGCTGGGGCGTGGCCGGCAACATCGTGTGGGCCTGGATCTTTACCATTCCGGCGTCGGCCTTCATGGCGGCAGTGGCATGGTGGATCGGCAAGCAAATCATGTAA
- the rplI gene encoding 50S ribosomal protein L9, producing the protein MQIILLEKVINVGNLGDVVKVKDGYARNFLIPQKMARRATASAVAEFEVKRAELEKAAAAKLSASQAEGEKLGGMTISIAQKAGVDGRLFGSVTNFDIAEALSKQGFAVEKAQVRMPNGPLKTTGEHAVSVALHTDVVVDITIAVTGEAA; encoded by the coding sequence ATGCAAATCATTCTGTTGGAAAAAGTCATCAACGTCGGCAACCTGGGCGACGTGGTCAAGGTCAAGGACGGTTACGCACGTAACTTCCTGATCCCGCAAAAAATGGCTCGCCGCGCGACCGCCTCGGCTGTTGCCGAGTTCGAAGTCAAGCGCGCCGAACTGGAAAAAGCAGCAGCTGCCAAGCTGTCGGCTTCCCAGGCCGAAGGCGAGAAGCTGGGCGGCATGACCATCAGCATCGCGCAAAAAGCCGGTGTGGATGGCCGTCTGTTCGGTTCCGTGACCAACTTCGACATCGCTGAAGCCCTGTCCAAGCAAGGCTTCGCTGTTGAAAAAGCCCAGGTCCGCATGCCTAACGGCCCGCTCAAGACCACCGGCGAGCACGCTGTATCGGTTGCCCTGCACACCGATGTCGTGGTGGACATCACCATTGCCGTGACGGGCGAAGCTGCGTAA
- the lexA gene encoding transcriptional repressor LexA, with protein sequence MIKLTPRQEQILNLIKDAIDNTGFPPTRAEIANELGFKSANAAEEHLQALARKGAIEISPGTSRGIRLVGASVEAIPLVPPTLMMALPLVGRVAAGSPILAQEHVEATYSVDPAMFSAKPDFLLKVRGWSMRDAGIMDGDLLAVKKVDSAKNGQIVVARIGEDVTVKRYKKTNGLIELLPENPDFKVIKVDPELDDFALEGLAVGLMRSWH encoded by the coding sequence ATGATCAAGCTCACGCCACGCCAGGAACAGATCCTCAACCTGATCAAGGATGCGATCGACAACACCGGTTTTCCTCCCACCCGCGCGGAAATCGCCAACGAGCTCGGCTTCAAATCTGCCAATGCGGCTGAAGAACACCTGCAGGCGCTGGCCCGCAAGGGTGCCATCGAGATTTCGCCCGGCACCTCGCGCGGCATCCGCCTGGTCGGCGCCAGCGTGGAAGCCATTCCCCTGGTGCCCCCTACCCTCATGATGGCGCTGCCGCTGGTGGGCCGCGTGGCCGCCGGTTCGCCCATCCTGGCGCAGGAACATGTGGAAGCGACCTACAGCGTGGACCCGGCCATGTTTTCGGCCAAGCCGGACTTCCTGCTCAAGGTACGCGGCTGGTCCATGCGCGACGCCGGCATCATGGATGGCGACCTGCTGGCGGTCAAAAAAGTCGACAGTGCCAAGAACGGTCAGATCGTGGTGGCCCGGATTGGCGAGGATGTCACCGTCAAGCGCTACAAGAAAACCAATGGCCTCATTGAGCTGCTGCCGGAAAATCCCGACTTCAAGGTCATCAAGGTCGATCCCGAGCTGGATGACTTCGCCCTCGAAGGCCTGGCCGTCGGCCTGATGCGCAGCTGGCACTGA